The Streptomyces griseiscabiei genomic sequence GGTCTCCCGGATGCGGGAGGCGTACGTCCACGGCGACCCGGCCGACGAGGCGATCACCAGCGGCTTCCGGCACAGCGCCCGGGTGGTCGTGGCCGCCGCCCTGATCATGATCGCGGTGTTCGCCGGATTCATCGGCGAGAGCGACTCCATGATCAAGATGATCGGGTTCGGGCTGGCCTCGGCGGTCCTGTTCGACGCGTTCGTGGTCCGGATGGCGATCGTGCCGGCCGTGCTCGCGCTGCTCGGCGACAAGGCGTGGTGGCTGCCGAAGTGGCTGGACCGGATGCTGCCCCGGGTGGACGTGGAGGGCGAGGCGCTGACCCGGCGCGCCGAGGCGGAGGCCACCCAGGCGGATTCCGCCGACCCGGCCGAGCTGGCGGGGACCCGCACCTGATCCACCCCCCTCCCCCACCGGGGGCCGTCCGTGGCGAAGGACACGGACGGCCCTCGGGGCGTTCGCGCCCGACGTCGACCACCATGGTCCCCAGTCCCACCGACCGGAGCCCCGTATGACCATCAGCCGGGAACGGCGCTACGCGGATCGCATCGAACACCTCCACGACCGCCACCCCTTCCTCGTCGATCTGGTGCTGGTCAGCGCCCTGATGGGCTGCGCGACCCTCGGCAGCGCGCTCACCCTCCCGGGCGCCGAGCCGCCGGACCAGGACAGGTTCGGTGTCGCCCTCATGGGTGTGTCCTGCCTCGCCCTGCTCAGACACCGCACCAACCCGCGCTCCGCCCTCGCCGTGACCGCCGTCTGCACGGTCATCGCGGTGGCGATGGGCTATCTCCTCACGCCCCTGCTGCTGGCCCCGCTCATGGCGGCGCTGTACTGGCTGGCCTCGCTCACCGACCGCAGGACCACCCGCGCCCACGGGTGCACCGTCGTCGCGGCGATGACCCTCGCCGCGATGTTCTCCGACTCCATGGACCAGCTCTCCCTGGTGCTCCGGACGATCGGCCCCGCCTTCTGGCTGCTGCTGCCCATCGCCGCGGGCCGGGGCGCCCAGGTGCGGCGGGCCTATCTGAGGTCGGTGCAGTCCCGCGCCGAGCACGCCGAGCGCACCCGGGAGGAGGAGGCCCGGCTGAGGGTCACCGAGGAGCGGATGCGGATCGCCCGCGATCTGCACGACGTGGTCGCCCACCATCTGGCCCTCGCCAACGCCCAGGCGGGCACCGCCGCGCACCTCACCCGTACCGATCCCGAGCAGGCCCACCGCATCCTCACCGACCTGACCGCCACCACTTCCGCCGCCCTGCGCGAGCTGAAGGGCACCGTCGGTGTGCTGCGCCGCCCCGACGACCCCGAGGCGCCCCTGACCCCCACCCCCGGGCTCGGCCAGCTCCCGGAGCTGACGGCCGCGTGCGAGTCCGCCGGTCTCACCGTCACCGTCACCACCGAGGGCCCGCCCGGCGCGCTCGACCCGGGGGTGGACCTCACCGCGTACCGGATCGTGCAGGAAGCCCTCACCAACGTCAGCAAGCACGCCGCCGTGGACGCGGCGCGCATCCGCCTGGCGTACGAGGAGTCCCATCTGACGATCACGGTCACCGACGACGGCACGCCCCGCCCCACGGGCCCCGCCGAAGCGGGCCGCGGCTTCGGTCTGATCGGGATGCGGGAGCGCGCGCAGTCCGTCGGCGGCTGTCTGAGCGCCGGTCACCGGCCCGAGGGCGGCTTCGAGGTCACCACCGACCTCCCGCTGCGCCCCCGGCCCCGGCCCCGCCCACCGGAGCCGGACCTGACGGCGGACCTGGAAGCGGACCCGGAAACCACCCCTGACCTGCGGAAGTAGACCAGCCCCATGACCATTCGCGTCCTGCTCGCCGACGATCAGGCCCTGCTGCGGGCCACCTTCCGGATCCTCATCGACTCCTGCACGGACATGGAGGTGGTCGCCGAGGCCACCGACGGCCGGGAGGCGGTCGACCTCGTCCGGGTCCACCGCCCCGACGTGGTCCTCATGGACATCCGGATGCCCGGCACGGACGGGCTCACCGCCACGGCCGTGATCTGCGCCGACGAGGAACTGGCCGACACCCGCGTCCTGATCCTCACGACCTTCGAGATCGACGAGTACGTCGCCCAGGCGCTGCGCTCCGGCGCCAGCGGCTTCCTCGGCAAGGACGTCACCGCCGACATCCTCCTCGACGGCATCCGCACGGTGGCCGCGGGCGACACACTGCTCTCGCCCGCGGCCACCCGCACACTCATCACGCGTTTCCTGGCCGCCC encodes the following:
- a CDS encoding sensor histidine kinase, giving the protein MTISRERRYADRIEHLHDRHPFLVDLVLVSALMGCATLGSALTLPGAEPPDQDRFGVALMGVSCLALLRHRTNPRSALAVTAVCTVIAVAMGYLLTPLLLAPLMAALYWLASLTDRRTTRAHGCTVVAAMTLAAMFSDSMDQLSLVLRTIGPAFWLLLPIAAGRGAQVRRAYLRSVQSRAEHAERTREEEARLRVTEERMRIARDLHDVVAHHLALANAQAGTAAHLTRTDPEQAHRILTDLTATTSAALRELKGTVGVLRRPDDPEAPLTPTPGLGQLPELTAACESAGLTVTVTTEGPPGALDPGVDLTAYRIVQEALTNVSKHAAVDAARIRLAYEESHLTITVTDDGTPRPTGPAEAGRGFGLIGMRERAQSVGGCLSAGHRPEGGFEVTTDLPLRPRPRPRPPEPDLTADLEADPETTPDLRK
- a CDS encoding response regulator transcription factor, translated to MTIRVLLADDQALLRATFRILIDSCTDMEVVAEATDGREAVDLVRVHRPDVVLMDIRMPGTDGLTATAVICADEELADTRVLILTTFEIDEYVAQALRSGASGFLGKDVTADILLDGIRTVAAGDTLLSPAATRTLITRFLAAPAPGSRLATPDQLTILTTREREVMSLAAEGHSNDEIAEKLYVSPLTVRTHIHRAMTKLGARDRAQLVVMAYQSGLVRVTPEG